Genomic DNA from Lactuca sativa cultivar Salinas chromosome 8, Lsat_Salinas_v11, whole genome shotgun sequence:
TTTTTGGTCTAAAAGGTCAGTGAACCGACTATTACAGGCTGACAGACACTAAAACCcataaaacccaacaaaaactTTAGAGACTCAACGGGTAAACCCTAGAAAGTTCGTAGGGCATTTGTGTTATTTTCCTtttacattttttaaaaaaagtgaATATATTGGCGAAAACAATCAGGTTTCATGAGCTTTCGGAATTCGATGAAGCCAAAAGAAGTTGTAGGAGGCGTTTAGCAGGGCACAATGAAAGGCGAAGGAAGAACTCAATGGAGTTCAAAGGCACTGGGAAGGAACTTGTTTGTGTGCAAAGTGATGATAGGAGGTTTCAAATGGTTATACAAGAAAACCagacttataataataataaacatttGCAAACAAGATGAAAAACCAAAATAAATCAAGGCACGAAGTATGCTCTCTCTCTTCTGTCACTACTTATAATTGTACTAATTCAACAACAGTGTGTGGTGTGTGTGCACCACACACACTATTGTCGAATGCTAAAAAAAGTTGCTTATAACCCCATGAGTTTGAATCTCAAAAAATGTCAGTTTctctagtattattattattatgtataaCAATTGGTGTAGTTTTAAATAAAATTGTGTCGAACTAATTATGTGTATCATGGAGAATTTGTTTAACCTTTTAAAAATGTTTGTGGAATGTTGAAAACTGAGCATAAAAACCATAAAAACCCGGCATTTATACTTTTATACTTTTACAAAAACTTATGTTACAGCTGAATTTTATAACATTTCTTTCtatgaaaaaaattatgtttacTTTTAATGAAACAATTTACAAAAACTTATATGTTGTTAAATCATGGATTTAACCTATTGTTATTCCTTGTCGAATTTGGCACAATTTTTACCCACTCAATGTTCTTTTTACAATTTGTAATCTTTCTTTTTACAATTTGTAATCTTTAAAGggtgaccatttttgcaattttgtgttTATAAgcaatcataataataatatttgttGAGATGTTTTTCTTCATAAAACCTAATTAGACTAAATACAATTTGAATCCACTATTTGCAAATAATGAACAACAAATTACTTATCTATATAATATTCAAGAGTTCTTGAACAGAAATCAAGATTTTTTCACACACATCATCATCACCTCATATTCGATGCAGCACTTGAAGTCGCTGAAGCCAccaccatctttcttctttcatTTATCTTCAATCTTGGTGACCTcggttttgtcactccttttgATGACCTATTTATTCACAAATAACAAAAAACTTCAATATTGACATttttgatataataaaaatatattttataatattttttttttctcacaaTATTACCTTCGGGGTAAAAAAGGCTTGTTGAAATTAGGCACCGGTCTTGCATGAGGCACCAAAGTCCTTCTTAATTGTTTCAAAGCCTTTTCTTCTTCCATCTAATCGAGAcacaaattaaataaatatttttattttttgataattaaaaaaataaataaatgcaaCTTCTATTTTCAATTATTATACCATCTTTGCAGATTCGGCCTCATCTCTATATCTCTTGTACATCATTTCTTTCTCTTTGACTTTTTGGTCAAACTCGGCTCTATTCACAGCTCTGTGTTCTACATGTAATTCGAATTCTTGAACCTCGGTCAAAGGTCTacggattttctcgggaactGGAATCGGATCCCtgaaaagtcaaacaaagtcaacattttttttggaaaacaaaaataataataataataataataaatgaaagtaggttgctatttctcTTACTCTTTTAAGATTGGTTGAGCTTTGAATAATCTCATCTTAGCTTCTTCCTCTTCCTTCCTCTTTCTTTCTTCCATTTCCCTTTGCATTTCCTCTTCATGTCTCACCACACTCTCTAACTGAAACGGTTCTGGTTTTGTGCAATGTTTTGGCTCCGGTTTTGGAGGAAcctttttatataataaattcaattttataaatataaaattatatataaaaaagaaaaagtagggtttttgttttgttttgtttagtttttgattttgtaTGCATACCACAGGGTAATCGGTGGTATATGGATAAGGGGTAGCTTTGGGAATCCTGGCTTTCTCCTCTTCGATTTGTTTATGAATAATATCCATGacaaattttttttccttttctgcCCCTCGTTCCTCAGTGTGTAGATGGAAAGGATTTGGTGCAGTGAGTTTAGGAAGCGGTTTCTGGTAGGCGGAAGAATCTGAGCATAACGAGAGCTGTAAAAAGAAATCATTTCGTTAGAGGCGGCAGAGGGTGGTGGTGGGAGGCGGCAgagagtggtggtggtggtggtgctagTTACTAACCTTATCAAACAATTCGGAAACATTTGGAATTGGTGGTGGAATCCTTTCATCAATTGCAAAATGGAATTCTTGAGGGATTGTGACTTGTcgttttttgttgcaaaatagcCCTAACTCGCCTTTACTTTCAAATATCtacaaaatgtttatcaaacaacAAAAAATAAGTGTTTTGGAGGCCAATTATGTCTTTTACATTATGGTAATTTAATTCTGACCAGGGGCATTATGGTAATTTACACACATAAGAATGTGTCCATATCCCATCTTTCCCACATCAGGGATaaaaaaatgagaattttgaccAGGGGCATTATGGTCATTTACATCTTGTTCAAAGGTGTAATTTTATTTTGACCAGGGGCATTATGGCAATTTACACACATAAGAGATCagagagataaaaaaaaaaatgtgtCCCTATCCCATATCTTTGCGGGGAcaaaaaatgagaattttgatcaggggtattatggtaattttATATACCTTCTTGTTCAGAGGTCTGGCTTTGAACTTAGGTGCTTTCTCGAGTTCTTCTTGTTCTAATTCTTCGGTTGTTTTAATAGTTGGAGGTCGTGCTCTCACTAATGTTTGTAGTGGTGGTGTCTTAGGTGTAGTAAGATGTGGCTTCCATTTATGAACAACCttctacaaaataaaaaaaaaacaatcagccaaaatataactttaaaaaaaaatatccaaaagaataaaataaaagtttttttttttttccacctGTGTGGCTGCTTCATTTGATGCAACAGTAGAAGTTTCTGCATTCTGATTGGCTCTTTCCATTGTCTGCAAATGAAATTCTTGGAATTCGGGAACCTGAGGCGTGCTTCTTTTCATTGCGGGTAATGTTGGAGCTTCAAGTAtctgtttaaaaaataaaaaagtttaacaaaaagaaaaatccatttttgatttcttgataatattattatattattattattatataattacCTTTTTGTTGACTGGACGAGCTTTGAATTTTGGGATTTTGGCCATCAATTCTTCTTCCAGCTCTGCTGaacttttgagtttaattgtACGAATACGTTGTGTTGTTTCAAACGTGGGTTCTTTTGGTCTTGTTAGTGTTAGTTTTGACTTTCTTTGTTGCATTATTTGATTATTACTATCAccctataaacaaaaaaaaaaaatggttattAGATGAAATTAGTAACACACTTATTTAGGGTTAAaagaaattagaaaaaaaaaatgttacatGTGAGATTGAAGAAGGCCGAGGAGGCAGATTGAGATCCCTTGTGCCTGATTGAAATTTCCTCATCATTTCCGCAACAGAAACGAATGGAATCTGTGCATTTTCACGAACGTACATCTTTTCGTTTGAAGAAgaataaaaaaagttaaattgaaaTCATTTCTAtagagatttattatttattataataataataataataaataaatgaacAAACCTTTCTTTCTTCCTTTCGGGATGTAGTTGGTAAGTTAGTGTTGTGTCCATTTGTAACAAAACCTGGTCTTGCTTTGTGGGGTAAAATTTGTGTTTTGATATTAAGAATTTGTCGTGTTTTTCCTCCTTCAAGTTTCTGCCTTTTTATGGCTTGGTTTTCTTGAACAAAAAGATTAGGAGTTTTATTTGTTTGATTTGCTGGTGTTTTAGTGGCTTTGAGTTGTgatgattgactttttgacttgAGAGATGATGGATTCTTCAATGCACTAGCAATCTTTCGAGCTGTTTGATGATTTTTGGATACTGTTTGAGAACTGACACGTGGCTTTGGGGTGTCGTTGACTTTCTGGTCAACAGATAACTAgtaaaaacaaaaacaagaagTTTTGGTTAGAAATGGAAAGTTGAATAAAATCAAAGAGTTCTTCTTTTCTAGTAGAATACCTGATTGGGAAGGCTTTTTTTGTGTCCATTTGTTTCATCTTTTGAGGTTACATCTTCCTTACTTTCAACAGGAGGATCAAGCTCAGTTTTTTCACTGATTTTGTTGAAAAAAGAAGAGAGATATTAAGCATAATGGGAATTCCAAATTAGAAAATTTAGATATTATGAAAGTTGAGTTGCAAGACCTTTGTTTCTCTGGTTCCAAAGTGTTGTTCAATGCATCTTTAGAGGTTTCATCTTCCTTACAAGTATCTGTTGACCTTTGTTTCTCGGGTTCCAAATTGATTTTCTTAATGGTGTTCAATGAAATTGTTGAATCAGATGATTCCTGCAATAAAAATCAAACATGAAAGTTGTAAGCAAAACCAACAAGGAAAATGAAAGTAGGTCTGGATTCAGAAAAAATCAAGGTTTATTACCTTTTGAGAGTCAGCTTCCCTAAAATCACATAGGCTCTCTAATTCAACAGCTCTGGTAGTCTTGACCTTGTGCATAAAAGCTGTATCAAGCAAGAAATGGAA
This window encodes:
- the LOC111917386 gene encoding protein TPX2 isoform X2, coding for MMEESGDMMIDTDYEYSAPKFFDFILGETEDEMRVAQLWFDTALTYAPSPFMHKVKTTRAVELESLCDFREADSQKESSDSTISLNTIKKINLEPEKQRSTDTCKEDETSKDALNNTLEPEKQSEKTELDPPVESKEDVTSKDETNGHKKSLPNQLSVDQKVNDTPKPRVSSQTVSKNHQTARKIASALKNPSSLKSKSQSSQLKATKTPANQTNKTPNLFVQENQAIKRQKLEGGKTRQILNIKTQILPHKARPGFVTNGHNTNLPTTSRKEERKMYVRENAQIPFVSVAEMMRKFQSGTRDLNLPPRPSSISHGDSNNQIMQQRKSKLTLTRPKEPTFETTQRIRTIKLKSSAELEEELMAKIPKFKARPVNKKILEAPTLPAMKRSTPQVPEFQEFHLQTMERANQNAETSTVASNEAATQVVHKWKPHLTTPKTPPLQTLVRARPPTIKTTEELEQEELEKAPKFKARPLNKKIFESKGELGLFCNKKRQVTIPQEFHFAIDERIPPPIPNVSELFDKLSLCSDSSAYQKPLPKLTAPNPFHLHTEERGAEKEKKFVMDIIHKQIEEEKARIPKATPYPYTTDYPVVPPKPEPKHCTKPEPFQLESVVRHEEEMQREMEERKRKEEEEAKMRLFKAQPILKEDPIPVPEKIRRPLTEVQEFELHVEHRAVNRAEFDQKVKEKEMMYKRYRDEAESAKMMEEEKALKQLRRTLVPHARPVPNFNKPFLPRRSSKGVTKPRSPRLKINERRKMVVASATSSAASNMR
- the LOC111917386 gene encoding protein TPX2 isoform X1; the encoded protein is MMEESGDMMIDTDYEYSAPKFFDFILGETEDEMRVAQLWFDTALTYAPSPFMHKVKTTRAVELESLCDFREADSQKESSDSTISLNTIKKINLEPEKQRSTDTCKEDETSKDALNNTLEPEKQSEKTELDPPVESKEDVTSKDETNGHKKSLPNQLSVDQKVNDTPKPRVSSQTVSKNHQTARKIASALKNPSSLKSKSQSSQLKATKTPANQTNKTPNLFVQENQAIKRQKLEGGKTRQILNIKTQILPHKARPGFVTNGHNTNLPTTSRKEERKMYVRENAQIPFVSVAEMMRKFQSGTRDLNLPPRPSSISHGDSNNQIMQQRKSKLTLTRPKEPTFETTQRIRTIKLKSSAELEEELMAKIPKFKARPVNKKILEAPTLPAMKRSTPQVPEFQEFHLQTMERANQNAETSTVASNEAATQKVVHKWKPHLTTPKTPPLQTLVRARPPTIKTTEELEQEELEKAPKFKARPLNKKIFESKGELGLFCNKKRQVTIPQEFHFAIDERIPPPIPNVSELFDKLSLCSDSSAYQKPLPKLTAPNPFHLHTEERGAEKEKKFVMDIIHKQIEEEKARIPKATPYPYTTDYPVVPPKPEPKHCTKPEPFQLESVVRHEEEMQREMEERKRKEEEEAKMRLFKAQPILKEDPIPVPEKIRRPLTEVQEFELHVEHRAVNRAEFDQKVKEKEMMYKRYRDEAESAKMMEEEKALKQLRRTLVPHARPVPNFNKPFLPRRSSKGVTKPRSPRLKINERRKMVVASATSSAASNMR